In a single window of the Olivibacter sp. SDN3 genome:
- a CDS encoding DinB family protein, translating into MTIPDKHSLEVWMRGPIDGVPTLLQPVAHALLQVNEDIHQYTIGFSDALLWKKPAGMASAAFHLLHIQGVIDRMFTYAQEERLSEEQFIFLQNEGKQLTGITVQSLCQSLDKRISLAIDQLRDTDENQLKAIRYLGRKRIPTTFLGLLFHAAEHSQRHVGQLLVTIKILQEGFPVKP; encoded by the coding sequence ATGACAATACCCGACAAACATTCGTTAGAGGTATGGATGCGGGGCCCTATTGATGGGGTTCCTACCTTACTACAGCCAGTCGCCCACGCCTTGTTACAGGTCAATGAAGATATTCATCAGTATACAATTGGTTTTTCAGACGCATTATTATGGAAAAAACCAGCGGGGATGGCTTCCGCAGCCTTTCATTTACTGCACATTCAGGGAGTTATTGACCGCATGTTCACCTATGCTCAAGAAGAGCGCCTTTCAGAAGAGCAGTTTATTTTTCTTCAAAACGAAGGTAAACAGCTAACAGGAATCACGGTACAGTCATTATGTCAGTCACTTGACAAACGCATTTCATTGGCCATTGATCAACTACGCGATACGGATGAAAATCAACTCAAAGCTATACGCTATTTAGGCCGCAAACGCATTCCCACTACCTTTCTGGGATTACTGTTTCATGCTGCGGAACATAGCCAGCGCCATGTGGGACAGTTGTTGGTTACAATTAAAATTCTGCAGGAAGGATTTCCAGTAAAACCTTAG
- a CDS encoding sugar phosphate isomerase/epimerase, with amino-acid sequence MNYKQKQVAHNTTFSRRSLLKNAAIIGAATVLGSSFSKTLARTNEATSTSMPIRFAVSTYSYWHFEKEKYPIERVIENASKLGFDGVEILHRQMENETLPYMNKLKRLAFDAGLALPMLSIHQSFVKPDANERKKDIDHTIKCINLAVQMGIPCIRMNTGSWGTGRKAPDYYQTGKETPLPGYTDQDAINWCIDSMGECLVEAEKVGVILAIENHWGLSSNIDYLEKIYKSLASSPAMGLNLDTGNYVGDPYPQFERLLPYANIIQAKTYFGGGHYYDLDLDYVQIGEIIRKVGFKGYVSLEMEGKEDPETAVPKSLALLRKTINGIG; translated from the coding sequence ATGAATTATAAACAAAAGCAGGTTGCTCATAACACTACTTTTTCCAGACGTTCGCTGTTAAAAAATGCTGCAATAATTGGTGCAGCAACGGTATTAGGGAGCTCTTTTTCGAAAACCTTAGCCCGTACCAACGAGGCAACCTCCACTTCTATGCCAATACGTTTTGCTGTATCAACATATTCATACTGGCATTTCGAAAAAGAAAAATATCCTATAGAGCGTGTCATCGAGAATGCTTCAAAACTAGGGTTTGACGGCGTGGAAATCTTGCACAGGCAAATGGAAAATGAAACTTTGCCTTATATGAACAAGTTAAAGCGATTAGCCTTTGACGCCGGTTTGGCCTTGCCGATGTTATCGATTCACCAGAGTTTTGTGAAACCAGATGCCAACGAACGGAAGAAAGATATTGATCATACCATTAAATGTATTAACCTTGCTGTACAGATGGGAATTCCTTGTATCCGGATGAACACAGGCAGCTGGGGTACCGGACGAAAGGCTCCGGACTACTACCAGACAGGTAAAGAAACACCCTTGCCGGGGTATACCGATCAAGATGCAATCAACTGGTGCATTGATAGTATGGGCGAATGTTTGGTAGAAGCTGAAAAAGTGGGAGTAATATTGGCTATTGAGAACCATTGGGGATTATCGTCTAATATTGATTACCTTGAGAAAATCTATAAATCATTGGCTTCGTCGCCGGCAATGGGATTGAATCTAGATACCGGTAATTATGTTGGCGATCCTTACCCACAATTTGAACGCTTACTTCCTTATGCAAATATCATACAGGCAAAAACGTACTTCGGTGGAGGACATTATTATGACCTTGACCTAGATTATGTGCAAATTGGTGAGATCATTAGAAAAGTGGGGTTTAAAGGCTATGTTTCGCTTGAAATGGAGGGAAAAGAAGATCCAGAAACAGCTGTTCCAAAAAGTCTCGCCTTATTGCGAAAGACAATTAATGGTATTGGTTGA
- a CDS encoding pentapeptide repeat-containing protein gives MPPFMNCNLRSCNFTETCFRKSKIADCDFKHAIFINIDLLGIDFCIDPVQNSI, from the coding sequence ATACCCCCATTCATGAATTGTAATCTTCGTTCCTGTAATTTTACAGAAACCTGTTTTCGGAAGAGTAAGATCGCAGACTGTGATTTCAAGCACGCCATTTTCATAAACATAGATCTCCTAGGTATTGATTTTTGTATCGACCCGGTACAAAACAGCATTTAA